In Malus sylvestris chromosome 15, drMalSylv7.2, whole genome shotgun sequence, a single genomic region encodes these proteins:
- the LOC126605744 gene encoding uncharacterized protein LOC126605744, producing the protein MAGGSGAARASRSLMAGGGFSEAKVIAAKVKTKTSKSDLCKFLGIPERSRSPTALLISKFIGLYNHQSPGIKDCNWEENLKTLLHGKSRVGVAEITRLLSQEFTYSRIKSTATSAAAPTHLADQKLQDSNKSKKTKGKASKNK; encoded by the exons ATGGCGGGTGGTAGCGGTGCCGCTAGGGCAAGCCGGTCACTGATGGCGGGTGGCGGTTTCTCAGAGGCGAAAGTAATAGCGGCGAAGGTGAAGACGAAAACTTCAAAGTCAGATTTGTGTAAGTTTCTCGGGATCCCAGAACGCTCTCGCTCTCCCACCGCACTCTTAATTTCTAAGTTCATTGGCCTTTACAACCACCAG AGTCCCGGTATAAAGGACTGTAATTGGGAGGAGAACTTGAAGACGTTATTACATGGAAAATCGAGGGTTGGGGTCGCTGAAATCACTCGATTGCTCTCCCAAGAATTCACCTATTCTCGCATTAAAAGCACTGCCACATCCGCTGCCGCCCCCACGCATCTGGCTGACCAGAAACTACAAGATTCCAATAAATCCAAGAAGACCAAAGGCAAGGCCTCCAAAAACAAGTAA